The stretch of DNA GTGAGCcatttgattgcatttatttgcattttacttaaaaaaaaaatatctcttGTATTGTGACTTAAGTTGCAGGATTAACCACACTAGACTGCATTGACAACTacattgtatttgtttatttagaatTGAGAAGAATTGACttacatttgttatttatttaaaatacttatgttccactttcattgtgttcagtggtttaaaaatgtggcttttttcctcttttgttgCCTTGAGATGAAATCTGGACGTTTTGACGTTTTGTGTGTCGTCTTTGCTTCCCCAGATGTTCTTTTAACTCCAAAGCCGACTGGAAGACCATTACAACTTCAGAATGTTCACAGCATCTTCTCCAACACTGTTTAAACTGACTGGgacaccacaaaaaaaacaaaacaaaaaaattgaaggGAAAACAAAAACCTTTCCTACACAAAGAAGAGCACAATTGTCTATCACCTAATTAAGAAAGGATCTCCTGTGGTATCGAATCAGAACCTTGTGCATTCCTTCTCGGACCATTTCATGTTACCAagaaagaaaagagagagaaacAACACAATCATCCCCTTCACATGTGTGTGTCTTGAAAGCAAATGTGGGAGTGTAATTGTACaaattatttaacttttttttttgttttgtttttttttaaagaattctATTCCGATGGTTTGTTATTCTCAATGGCTTTCTTTTTGTCGTATTTCTTTAGTGGTTTTAGATATGTTTGAACTACAGCCTGTCTTTCTAATCCAGTTAAATCACGTATGGCAGATGAGAGATAAACATGCGGAAGTAAAAGCTTGGATCATATTACACGAGCAGCTTTCCAAAATGTCTGTATTTATATACTagccattttgtttattttatttccttcaTCACAGCCTTTTGCACATGAAGAAGCTTTGCCTCTCAACTAATACGATGTTAACTAACCAAGCACATGCTATAAGTTATGAATGCTCATTCCAGTACAAAAGGAGTTAGGAGTACATTGTCCAGTTATAATCCCCCCTTAATTCCTGTACATGCCTTTTTGACTCGGGCAGGGAAGAGATGGTGTAGCAAAGTGGGTGCTGAGGTTATGCGGGCATGGCTGGTTTTGATTCTATGGATGTGTGGGGGGGGAAGGGGGGGCTGTGTTTAGTATCCACTTTTGAGTGAACCACCTCACCTGAATAAATAGACACTTCCTTTGCTTGGGACTGCAGTTGCAACTCTGAATGAAATGTACAAATCAATGTCTGAAAATAATGGTCTGATGTTTTTAAGTTAAGACATTTAATTTTGTCTGACACACCTTAATTTAGATGTGCATGCTGTAGACTTGCTTTcagtggtgcaaaaaaaaacaaaacaaacaaaaaaaagtcagatttttttcttttggtttcTGAAAAGGAGAGTAACCAACTGATTGAAAGCCAGTTTTTGGCTCAAACTCTGCCTACTAATAACTGGTAATGCTATGCACCAGAGTGAGCAAGAGAGGCGAAAGCTACTGTAAAATATGCTTACCAGTTCTATTGATGacagttttttaaataatataacaatcaTTATGAGAATTCTATCCTTGGCAAGTCTTTTCTCTCCTTCACATCTTCACTCAACggaacaaaaatgtacacacacacactcacacacacacacacgctgtccatattagaacttttgtattttttccctatTGGTCTTAAAATTGAAAATCAGAACATCTAAATGATAACATTTCACTGTATACAAAAGCACTTTTGTTAACGTGACATTCTCACTTTTTCGTTTCCCTGCAATGATGTACTTCAATAAATGTGATGTATTTTGTGTGTGGCCACAAGTGAAAATGCAATTCAAACTGAGATGGATTTCCTTTTCTCTTTCCATTAATATAATAGAGCTCTGCACCCTTATGTAGCTTTCcactttttgtatttcttttcagTCTGTTGGTGTTCCACGGTGAGCTGGATGCAAGATAGATACTGTACTAAAATGTACTGTTATTGAATTGAAGATGTAATAAAAAGCTGTTTGAGAGCCATTGTGCACCGTGGGATTACTGTAgcctcttttttatttttcaaaacaaaGTCGATGAGTATAGTGAATACCGTGTAAggaaacacaatttaaaaatctaaaataacaTGATGGAGCAGAGACAAACCGAAAAGGCGGTCATGCTCGttacaagaggcaaaaagaacaTCGTATAGTTTCTCCACTTTTGCACAGtgaatataatatttatacCGGACCACCTGattcaggctgtttgttccctgtatgaccggtgtcagagcttggtccgcgttgccggcaataagtcggactcgtttcaagtgagggttggactccaccagggcttccctttgtcactgatgctgttcattacttttacgggcagaatttgtaggcgcagccaggATGTTGAGAGGATCCGGAGGAGACTGAATTCACATTGAGAGgcgccagatgaggtggctctggcatctggtcaggatgcctccatggggaggtgttcagggctcGTCAAACCGGTggaaggccttggggaagacccaggacacgttggagagactgtctctctCAGTTGGCCtaggaacgcctcgggatctgctgggtgaagtagctggggagagggaagtctgcgcTTGCCTGCTTAGGCCGCTGCCCCCACAACCTGACCTCAATAaggaaaagatggatggatggaatataatattaaggaataaaataatgtttttcatGCTTTATGAAATTGAAGTAGCAAAATCATCCATGTGCAAAATATAATTCTAAGGATTGAgccttatttatattttaatgataCACATTTTGTATATCATATTATTCCTGGCTCCCTAACAGTttgaaatgtatatacagtatttccatgACAATGATTTAAACcagggttttcaaagtgtcagtGAACCTCCCTCAGAGAACATGGCTGGCCCTGAATAAGCTGATTTACTGGAGTACTGACTATTTTTGACTGTTTACTCTGTTACTGTCTTCTGCATACCATAACAGAAGTGAGATGTGTAGTTTTGAAAAAAGATGGGTTTCTTGATTTTTCTAAAGCTGGTGCGACTCACTTTTAAAATCCCGATTTAAACGATTAAATCTGCGTATTTCGAAATCATTTTGCATCTGAAAcggttttatatatttagacATATTATACTTGATACCACGTGTAAACAAAATTGGGAGGATATAAGACTGCCGTCAAAACCGTGCATGTGTTATTGTTTACGAAAAAATGAACTGGTGGACCGCCATCTTGCCCCTCTTGGCAGCGAGAGTATAACGGAAGTTGAATGGACTGTACTATCTTTCACTCAGTACGGGGgtaaacaatgaaacaaaatgacTTATACACAACTGATGCTTATGGCTGTCGTAAAACAGTGTTGctttaaaatatacattattaaattaattgtTGGTGCTTAACTTAATGTGACGATAGAAACAACTCaactttggtttaaaaaaatgaagccGTCCAAACATGTTGACGCACTTCCTGCTTCTCTTAGGTAACCCAACAGGCAATACATGGCGGTGTGACTGTTGGCctcgtgaaaaaaaaacaatcttatATGCCGTATTTCTCTGTGTACATTCATTCTGTCCAAACGGAACTGCAGCCTAAAGGAGCGATTTATGGGTAATTTGCTTTTGTCCTAGTAGTTGTGTACAATAACGTCACTGAAGAAGTACTTTAGTGCCGTCGTCGTACGGTGTTGACACATAACCGCGTTCAAACGAACAAAGGAGCAAGACAATCGAATGCATCGTCGAGTGTCTTTAAATCTGATATCAGTTAAATgtaattcttaatatttacattgttGTACAACAGACGTcgtttttgtcactttttaccGGCCTGACTCATTGGGTGCTGTTAGCCCATTAGCCGCTATTGTAGACGGCTAACGAGCTAGCTAGCAGCTAACACTAGCCCTGTTGTGTTTACGCGGTAAAGTGGACTCTTCTTTGGGAGAAATGGCCGAAGTGTATGTCCGAGTGGCAGAGGAGGAAAATGAGGAGCCTATGGAGATCCCGTCCGAGGATGATGGCACCGTCTTGCTGTCAACGGTCGCTGCTCAGTTCCCCGGAGCGTGCGGCCTGCGCTTCAGGAGCCCCGTGTCTCAGTGCATGCGGGGAGTACGGCTCGTGGAGGGGGTCCTGCACGCCCCGGAGAACGGATGGGGGAATATCGTCTATGTCGTCAACTACCCAAAAGGTAACAGCATACATACTCAAAAACGAATTTACACTAAAAGATAGCCATGCGCCACATTGTTTATGTTTACTTTCACTAAAAATGGAGGAGTGCCGTTTGACGCAAAGCTCCGCCCACTAATGATGTCACTGCAGCTCTGAAGCCATTCATAAATGTTTACACATTAGCTTGCTTTGCGTTATACTGTCATTATTTCTTTCTCCGTTGTACGTTTAATACTGCATTATCTGCGTTATCTCTATTACATACATCAGCGATGAAGATTATGAGTGTACTGGATACAACAGTTGAATAGATAATATCATGGAGTCAAATGCCCAGATATGtatgtaatttatttactttaagccCAAAAttattccactttttttttttactgaaaaaatgctatttttttcgtTTTGTAAAGGAAAAGGCTAGAGAAGacattgtgtatatatatttaaagtcaaAACTTTGTCAGCTTTGTGTGACAGATTATAaagtgaattattattttttaagtatgAAAATTCCtaatttttctcattacattattgcCTCATACCTCctgccccatttttgctgtattgttatttaatttcatttttagaatgtcccACAGGTCAATAAATAATAGGTTGCATGCCGCAAATTTGTAAGAatagaaatacataaaaaaaggcAACAATCGAATTAAGGTAAATGTGCTAAGAAGTTCCTCAGGGCATTTAATGGATCGCAAATTGCCTTAAAAGACGTTTAGCACTTTTCGCTTTGATACTCTTTTTTGATACTCTTATTATAAACATTTGTAAAAGTCGCTAATAAAAGGACAAGTAACGACATCACAGCAGCAAATTGAGTGTTGTGGTAAATTATTATGTGATTTAATGAAAGATAAAAATGAATGCTTTTACATCGCTGTGTCCAATGAAAACATGCATCCCCAAATGTTTggtgtttttactttttacccATAAAACCAATGTGCTTAGTTTTCATTGGACGACGATGGTTTGTGACTATTTCCCATGTGACGCATGCTCTTACATTGATGTGTTTGTCTTCTTGTAATACTTCAGCTTCCAGCCTCCAATCAAGTTCATCATTGTGTTTGACATACTCAgataacaaaagaaaaatggaTGAAATTGACGCCTCCTCAGCTGTGAAAATGAAACGAGGCGACATGAAGACGTCAGACCTGATTGTGCTAGGCCTTCCTTGGAAAACCACAGagcaggacctgaaagactacTTCAGCACTTTTGGAGAGGTCATCATGGTGCAGGTACAGCCCAAAACAGGACGAGTCAAATGCACGTCGCTTGTTTGCATTCACACTCCATGTTTGCTCCTCAGGTGAAACGGGACACCAATACAGGAAACTCCAAAGGGTTTGGCTTTGTGAGGTTCACAGAGTACGAATCCCAAGAAAAAGTCATCTCCCAGCGCCACATGATTGACGGCAGATGGTGCGACTGCAAGCTCCCTAACTCGAAGGTGAATATGGTAATGTCCTCGCAAACACGACACACCACAACAAATCTAAACCATTTTAAAGGTGCCGTGTGGTTTTGTAACCGTGTATAATCTTGTGCTTACAGCAAGGTCCAGACGAGCCGCTGAGGAGCCGCAAAGTCTTTGTAGGACGTTGCACAGAGGACATGACCACTGATGAACTGAGGCAGTTCTTTATGCAGTATGGAGAAGTCACTGATGTCTTCATCCCGAAGCCCTTCCGTGCTTTTGCCTTTGTCACTTTTGCAGATGATCAGGTATTATCATAGAGCTGACTATTTTTTTAGCTGCGGTTTAGTAAATAAAAACGTTGGTTGTGGTCGCAAGGTTACATGACAACGCTGTTTGAAGCCAGTAGCATTACTGTTTCTGTTTAAATGTTGAAAACTGTAGAGTGGATCCCCTGCATATTTGCCATTGAGCAATCACGTCCCAGCAAAtccacaaatatttttgtttgtgggAAAACCTGCCCTTTTTTCTTTCTGAAAATAGGCAGATTTTTGGCATAAAACATTATAGTTaccctaagtcggtaataatttacaaGTACGTGATAGtgaagcataaaatgtacagcataataGGAATGATGCGACATCAATGCAAGATTGCGGCGCTCTGTGTGGCTTCGGAAGCACTAAGCTGCCACAGCCAGCTTTGTTACAAtgcggcctcaaaacttgcagcaaggtgAAGACAAGTTaatacagtcctccctcgctacattgtggttccAACGTCGTTCCTCATGATAAACATTGGATataaagacaacctgaacatccctccttttttacttccggaTGACCTCCTCCTTGTTGCGACAAACACTGTGAATCATATTGTTAAAAATGGTAGGATGCACAATTTTTGTGGTTTTGAAActgactttttcatactgtggtataccttgaaaccgatAACCGGGCCATGCCTACTCGTgttatttcactatttgctgGTCTCTGTAACTCCTGAGAATGGTGGGGATCTAACGTACTTTATAGTGgcggtgtacagcttgtatagcaataTAGATAtactgtccactgaaaatgagtcaacacacagccataatTGTCAAAGAACAAAGAAAAAgtacacagtggtgtgagaaagtgtttccCACTTaccttatttcttttttttgtgcatgtttgtcacacttaaatgtttcaaatcaaacaaatgtaaatattagtcaatgacaacacaaatgaacacaaaatgcagtttttcaatgaaactttttattattaagggagaaaaataatcaaaacttcatggccctgtgtgaaaaagtgattgctgcctaaacctaataactggttgggccccccttagcagcaacaactgcaaacaagtgtttgtgataacttgcaatgagtctcttacagcgctgtgggggaattttgtcccactcatctttgcagaattgtcgtcattcagccacattggaggcttttccagcatgaagtgcctttttaaggtcatgccacagcatctcaataggattcaggtcaggacttggactagaccactccaaagtcttcaatttgtttttcttcagccatacAGAGGTAGAACCCgaattggtttcagcttgaggttacGAACAGatgaacattctccttcaggattttttggtagacagcagaattcatgattccatttatcacagcaagtcttcctgatcctgaagcagtaaaacagccccagaccatcacactaccaccaccgtattttactgttggtatgatgttctttttctaaaatgcggcgttactttcatgccagatgtaatgggacacacactttccaaaaagtccaactttTGTTTCGTTAGGCCACAGagtgttttcccaaaggtcttggggaaaattggcaaaattgagaccagACTTAATGctctttttcttcagcagtagtttttgtcttggaactctgcaggctgtttttgtccagtgtctttcttatggtggagtcatgaacactgaccttaactgaggcaagtgaggcctgcagttctttggatgttgttgaagggtcttttgtgacctcttggatgagtcgtcgttgCACTCtggcctgaagtcagctgggataggctccagcatacccgtgatcctatt from Dunckerocampus dactyliophorus isolate RoL2022-P2 chromosome 8, RoL_Ddac_1.1, whole genome shotgun sequence encodes:
- the tardbpb gene encoding TAR DNA-binding protein 43 isoform X3, with product MVDSSLGEMAEVYVRVAEEENEEPMEIPSEDDGTVLLSTVAAQFPGACGLRFRSPVSQCMRGVRLVEGVLHAPENGWGNIVYVVNYPKDNKRKMDEIDASSAVKMKRGDMKTSDLIVLGLPWKTTEQDLKDYFSTFGEVIMVQVKRDTNTGNSKGFGFVRFTEYESQEKVISQRHMIDGRWCDCKLPNSKVNMQGPDEPLRSRKVFVGRCTEDMTTDELRQFFMQYGEVTDVFIPKPFRAFAFVTFADDQVAQSLCGEDLIIKGVSVHISNAEPKHGNRQFDRTARFGNGFGAQAFGGSRSGLGSSTNSNLANFGSFSLNPAMMAAAQAALQSSWGMMGMLASQQQSSTSGSSSSGASSNRDQGQSFSAGNSNYGASSAGLGWGTGSNSTSSGSGFSSGFGSSMESKSSGWGM
- the tardbpb gene encoding TAR DNA-binding protein 43 isoform X4, producing MVDSSLGEMAEVYVRVAEEENEEPMEIPSEDDGTVLLSTVAAQFPGACGLRFRSPVSQCMRGVRLVEGVLHAPENGWGNIVYVVNYPKDNKRKMDEIDASSAVKMKRGDMKTSDLIVLGLPWKTTEQDLKDYFSTFGEVIMVQVKRDTNTGNSKGFGFVRFTEYESQEKVISQRHMIDGRWCDCKLPNSKQGPDEPLRSRKVFVGRCTEDMTTDELRQFFMQYGEVTDVFIPKPFRAFAFVTFADDQVAQSLCGEDLIIKGVSVHISNAEPKHGNRQFDRTARFGNGFGAQAFGGSRSGLGSSTNSNLANFGSFSLNPAMMAAAQAALQSSWGMMGMLASQQQSSTSGSSSSGASSNRDQGQSFSAGNSNYGASSAGLGWGTGSNSTSSGSGFSSGFGSSMESKSSGWGM
- the tardbpb gene encoding TAR DNA-binding protein 43 isoform X1, producing the protein MVDSSLGEMAEVYVRVAEEENEEPMEIPSEDDGTVLLSTVAAQFPGACGLRFRSPVSQCMRGVRLVEGVLHAPENGWGNIVYVVNYPKASSLQSSSSLCLTYSDNKRKMDEIDASSAVKMKRGDMKTSDLIVLGLPWKTTEQDLKDYFSTFGEVIMVQVKRDTNTGNSKGFGFVRFTEYESQEKVISQRHMIDGRWCDCKLPNSKVNMQGPDEPLRSRKVFVGRCTEDMTTDELRQFFMQYGEVTDVFIPKPFRAFAFVTFADDQVAQSLCGEDLIIKGVSVHISNAEPKHGNRQFDRTARFGNGFGAQAFGGSRSGLGSSTNSNLANFGSFSLNPAMMAAAQAALQSSWGMMGMLASQQQSSTSGSSSSGASSNRDQGQSFSAGNSNYGASSAGLGWGTGSNSTSSGSGFSSGFGSSMESKSSGWGM
- the tardbpb gene encoding TAR DNA-binding protein 43 isoform X2; amino-acid sequence: MVDSSLGEMAEVYVRVAEEENEEPMEIPSEDDGTVLLSTVAAQFPGACGLRFRSPVSQCMRGVRLVEGVLHAPENGWGNIVYVVNYPKASSLQSSSSLCLTYSDNKRKMDEIDASSAVKMKRGDMKTSDLIVLGLPWKTTEQDLKDYFSTFGEVIMVQVKRDTNTGNSKGFGFVRFTEYESQEKVISQRHMIDGRWCDCKLPNSKQGPDEPLRSRKVFVGRCTEDMTTDELRQFFMQYGEVTDVFIPKPFRAFAFVTFADDQVAQSLCGEDLIIKGVSVHISNAEPKHGNRQFDRTARFGNGFGAQAFGGSRSGLGSSTNSNLANFGSFSLNPAMMAAAQAALQSSWGMMGMLASQQQSSTSGSSSSGASSNRDQGQSFSAGNSNYGASSAGLGWGTGSNSTSSGSGFSSGFGSSMESKSSGWGM